In Hwangdonia lutea, a single window of DNA contains:
- the wecB gene encoding non-hydrolyzing UDP-N-acetylglucosamine 2-epimerase: protein MKLLICFGTRPEAIKMAPVCLELTKQNIPFKLCVTAQHREMLDQVLDFFDLIPDYDLNVMQPNQNLNTLSSRILLEMDTILEKEAFKMVLVHGDTTTSSLVALAAFHRHIKVAHVEAGLRTYNKQSPFPEELNRQLTGRISEYHFAPTKQAKTNLLQEGVNTHAVVVTGNTVIDALNITLEKIKHGYNNSFIEKLKRTINFNNNVILVTGHRRESFGEGFENVCNALLELANTKDIEIVYPVHLNPHVQKTVFNRLSGVSNIHLIAPLDYPSFVWLMSQSNLIISDSGGIQEEAPSLNIPVLVTRATTERFEGVKAQCSFLVGTETKKIIATAKQIMGKERTSKLSNPYGNGDAAVKIVDFIKNNLID, encoded by the coding sequence TTGAAATTACTCATCTGTTTTGGTACACGTCCTGAAGCTATAAAAATGGCTCCTGTTTGTTTAGAATTAACTAAACAAAACATACCATTTAAACTATGTGTTACGGCACAGCATAGAGAAATGCTAGATCAAGTATTGGATTTTTTTGACTTAATTCCAGATTACGATTTAAATGTAATGCAACCTAACCAAAATTTAAATACATTAAGTTCTCGGATATTGCTGGAAATGGATACCATTTTAGAAAAAGAAGCTTTTAAAATGGTTTTGGTACATGGTGATACAACCACATCGTCGTTGGTAGCGCTGGCTGCTTTTCATCGTCATATTAAGGTGGCTCATGTTGAAGCTGGTTTACGTACTTATAACAAGCAATCACCATTTCCAGAGGAATTAAACAGGCAACTAACAGGGAGAATTTCAGAATACCATTTTGCACCAACAAAGCAAGCTAAAACAAACCTGTTGCAAGAAGGGGTAAATACACATGCAGTTGTAGTAACAGGTAATACCGTAATAGATGCTTTAAACATTACTTTAGAAAAAATAAAACATGGTTATAACAATTCTTTTATTGAAAAATTAAAAAGAACAATTAATTTTAATAATAATGTAATTTTAGTAACAGGACATAGGCGTGAAAGTTTTGGTGAAGGTTTTGAAAATGTATGCAATGCGCTTTTAGAATTAGCAAACACTAAAGATATTGAAATAGTATATCCTGTGCACTTAAACCCCCATGTTCAAAAAACAGTCTTTAACAGGCTGTCAGGGGTAAGTAATATACATCTTATAGCACCTTTAGATTATCCGTCGTTTGTTTGGTTAATGAGTCAATCTAATTTAATAATATCTGATTCAGGCGGTATCCAAGAAGAAGCCCCTTCATTAAATATTCCAGTTCTAGTAACAAGAGCCACTACCGAACGATTTGAAGGTGTAAAAGCTCAATGTTCTTTTTTAGTAGGAACGGAAACAAAAAAAATTATAGCTACCGCTAAACAAATAATGGGCAAAGAAAGAACTAGTAAGTTATCTAACCCTTATGGTAATGGTGATGCCGCTGTTAAAATAGTTGATTTTATTAAAAATAACCTTATAGATTAA
- a CDS encoding methyltransferase domain-containing protein, which translates to MEKAITYSNRAVFAKAKLNEYIHTSPNNVVSDIGAGFGHMQPHVKALKGLWQPFDYVKKMEASIIWDLNNKAPKDVEKAGIVLFLEVLEHLDNPLLGLQNISDHMEKNGILILTTPNPQSSKNTLSLFLRGALYAFQEKHIKENHVFTPWKHIVYEFLKRSGFEVIEYAIVNMQYKNNKSASFKDWLKAKLESFIEYRNPLAKGMSYGIVARKIE; encoded by the coding sequence GTGGAAAAAGCTATAACATACAGTAATCGAGCAGTATTTGCCAAAGCAAAACTGAATGAATATATACATACATCACCTAATAATGTTGTAAGCGATATAGGGGCTGGATTTGGACATATGCAACCCCATGTAAAAGCTTTAAAAGGCCTATGGCAACCTTTTGATTATGTTAAAAAAATGGAAGCATCTATTATATGGGATTTAAATAATAAAGCTCCAAAAGATGTTGAAAAAGCGGGGATTGTTTTGTTTTTAGAAGTTTTAGAACATTTGGATAACCCATTGTTAGGGTTACAAAATATTTCTGATCATATGGAGAAGAATGGTATTTTAATTTTAACCACTCCAAATCCTCAGTCAAGTAAAAATACATTAAGTTTGTTTTTAAGAGGTGCACTATATGCTTTTCAAGAAAAGCACATTAAGGAAAACCATGTTTTTACACCTTGGAAGCATATTGTATATGAGTTTTTAAAAAGAAGTGGTTTTGAAGTTATAGAATACGCCATTGTAAATATGCAGTATAAAAATAATAAAAGTGCATCATTCAAGGATTGGCTTAAGGCCAAATTGGAATCTTTTATTGAGTATAGAAATCCATTAGCCAAAGGTATGAGTTATGGAATTGTAGCCAGAAAAATAGAGTAA
- a CDS encoding N-acetylneuraminate synthase family protein, with translation MKKYNEPFVIAEIGCNHKGDIEIAKELIKVAKIFCNVHAVKFQKRNNKELLTEAQYNQPHPNPSNSYGETYGLHREYLEFNLEQHALLKAYCEEIGIVYSTSVWDVTSAKEIASLNPSFIKIPSACNNNFEMLEWLCDNYRGEIHVSTGMTTKEEINGIVNFFCIKKRNKDLVLYNCTSGYPVPFEDVCLLDIEILLKSYKDNVKHIGFSGHHLGIAIDMAAYTLGANIIERHYTLDRTWKGTDHAASLEPMGLRKLTRDLNAVYKALNYKSADILPIEKIQRDKLKNKKS, from the coding sequence ATGAAAAAATATAATGAACCTTTTGTGATTGCAGAAATAGGGTGTAATCATAAAGGAGATATTGAAATAGCCAAAGAGTTAATTAAAGTAGCAAAAATATTTTGTAATGTACATGCTGTAAAGTTTCAAAAAAGAAATAATAAGGAGCTTTTAACAGAAGCACAATACAATCAGCCTCACCCCAACCCATCAAACTCTTATGGAGAAACTTATGGTTTACATAGAGAATATTTAGAGTTTAATTTAGAGCAACATGCCTTGTTAAAAGCATACTGTGAAGAAATAGGGATTGTTTATTCAACATCGGTTTGGGATGTAACTTCGGCTAAAGAGATTGCATCGTTAAATCCTTCATTCATTAAGATTCCTTCAGCTTGCAACAATAATTTTGAAATGTTAGAGTGGTTGTGTGATAATTATAGAGGAGAGATTCATGTATCAACAGGAATGACAACAAAAGAGGAGATAAATGGAATAGTTAACTTTTTCTGTATAAAAAAAAGAAACAAAGACCTTGTGCTGTATAACTGTACATCAGGTTATCCGGTACCTTTTGAAGATGTGTGTTTGTTAGATATAGAAATACTGCTTAAAAGTTATAAAGATAATGTCAAGCATATAGGATTTTCGGGTCACCATTTAGGAATTGCAATAGATATGGCGGCTTATACCTTAGGCGCCAATATTATAGAACGACATTATACATTAGACAGAACATGGAAAGGTACTGACCATGCCGCCTCATTAGAGCCTATGGGACTGAGAAAGCTAACAAGAGATTTAAACGCAGTATATAAAGCTCTAAATTATAAAAGTGCTGATATTTTACCAATAGAGAAAATACAAAGAGACAAGCTAAAGAATAAGAAAAGTTAA
- a CDS encoding cytidylyltransferase domain-containing protein has protein sequence MNTKKIGCIPLRKGSKSIKNKNKRKMVGRPLFSWVLKEAVFSNLDEIFVFTDDPDIITFVNNQYGWTNKVKTILRDKENASDTASTENALIEFCEKIDNDFHVLCLLQATSPLTTSSDINKVLKVVADSEYDSALTVVNTHRFVWNEEGKPLNYDVFNRPLRQDFEGLLVENGAVYVTTKEAFLNSKNRVSGNIGLVKMPEETLHEIDSETDWTIIENLLINRLKNQKGTQKISHLVLDVDGVFTDGTVLYSKDGELAKQFDMRDGMGLEILREYGIEIIVMTSENSELVQQRMKKLKIENTFLGIKDKYALLQHLKSEQSFNLNNIAYMGDDVNDLANMCSVGWSLAPNNAVDIVKQNADVILSADSLKGAIREACAFILNYNKRF, from the coding sequence ATGAATACAAAAAAAATAGGATGTATTCCTCTAAGGAAAGGGTCAAAAAGCATTAAAAACAAGAACAAAAGAAAAATGGTTGGACGACCATTGTTCTCTTGGGTTCTAAAAGAGGCCGTTTTTTCAAACTTGGACGAAATTTTTGTGTTTACCGATGATCCAGACATAATAACTTTTGTTAATAATCAGTATGGTTGGACTAATAAAGTAAAAACTATTCTGAGAGATAAAGAGAATGCCAGTGATACTGCTTCAACAGAGAATGCTTTGATTGAGTTTTGTGAAAAAATAGATAATGACTTTCATGTTTTATGCCTGTTGCAAGCCACGTCACCATTAACAACTTCGTCAGATATAAATAAAGTTTTAAAAGTAGTTGCAGATAGCGAGTATGATTCAGCTTTGACCGTGGTTAATACGCATCGTTTTGTATGGAATGAAGAAGGGAAGCCTTTGAATTATGATGTGTTTAATAGACCACTCAGGCAAGATTTTGAAGGCTTATTGGTTGAAAACGGAGCGGTATATGTTACAACCAAAGAAGCGTTTTTAAATTCTAAGAACCGAGTTAGTGGCAACATAGGCTTGGTGAAAATGCCGGAAGAAACTTTACATGAAATAGATAGTGAAACAGATTGGACTATAATTGAAAATTTGTTGATAAACCGTTTAAAAAATCAAAAAGGAACTCAAAAAATCTCGCATTTAGTACTGGATGTAGATGGAGTTTTTACAGATGGTACGGTACTTTATTCAAAGGACGGAGAATTAGCAAAACAGTTTGATATGAGAGATGGTATGGGACTTGAGATATTAAGAGAATACGGTATTGAAATTATAGTAATGACCTCAGAAAACTCAGAATTGGTACAGCAAAGAATGAAAAAATTAAAGATAGAAAATACCTTTTTAGGAATAAAAGATAAATACGCATTATTGCAACACCTTAAATCAGAGCAAAGTTTCAATTTGAATAATATAGCCTACATGGGTGATGATGTAAATGACTTGGCAAATATGTGTAGCGTAGGCTGGTCATTAGCACCAAACAATGCAGTTGATATAGTTAAACAAAATGCCGATGTTATTTTATCTGCAGATTCACTTAAAGGAGCTATTAGAGAAGCATGTGCATTTATTTTGAATTATAATAAAAGATTTTAA
- a CDS encoding glycosyltransferase, whose translation MKINDLISIVIPCYNDAKFIDQAIDSALSQTHSNKEIIVVDDGSNQKTKDILKGLESKIDILITQENQGQSTARNEGIKAAHGEYILILDSDDFFETMFSEKAVNVFLEKNDIKLVTCYANLLFENETSSLYKPNGGKLEDFLFVNQALGTSMFRKKDWELCGGYDESMREGFEDWEFFIRLLARGGVAYVIKEPLYNYRKRSDSTTTKANSKKYRLLKHIYIKNKDLYIDKFETTIHHLIKRIEREEKEKIKNTERLEFKIGKAVLMPLRWVKSLLR comes from the coding sequence TTGAAAATTAACGATTTAATATCAATAGTTATTCCTTGTTACAATGATGCAAAATTCATTGACCAGGCTATTGACTCTGCTTTAAGTCAAACACACTCAAATAAAGAAATAATTGTTGTAGATGATGGTTCTAACCAGAAAACAAAAGATATTTTAAAAGGATTAGAATCTAAAATAGACATATTAATTACACAAGAAAATCAAGGTCAAAGTACAGCAAGAAATGAAGGTATTAAAGCAGCTCATGGTGAGTATATCCTAATTTTAGATAGTGATGATTTCTTTGAAACAATGTTTAGTGAAAAGGCTGTTAATGTTTTTTTAGAAAAAAATGATATAAAATTGGTTACATGTTATGCAAATTTACTTTTTGAAAATGAAACAAGTTCATTATATAAACCAAATGGTGGAAAACTTGAAGATTTTTTGTTTGTAAATCAAGCTTTAGGCACATCAATGTTTAGAAAAAAGGATTGGGAACTATGTGGCGGTTATGATGAGAGTATGAGAGAGGGATTTGAAGATTGGGAATTTTTTATAAGGTTGCTTGCGAGAGGAGGAGTTGCTTATGTAATTAAAGAACCATTATATAATTATAGAAAACGTTCTGATTCTACCACAACTAAAGCTAATAGTAAAAAGTATAGATTATTAAAGCATATTTATATTAAAAACAAAGATTTATATATTGATAAATTTGAAACAACTATACATCATTTAATTAAACGAATTGAAAGAGAGGAAAAAGAGAAAATAAAAAATACAGAACGGTTAGAGTTTAAAATAGGTAAAGCAGTTTTGATGCCATTAAGATGGGTGAAATCACTCTTAAGATGA
- a CDS encoding class I SAM-dependent methyltransferase gives MFNFLRKALSYKQKLKIRYKLRYFKAFLYPFNLSKIARIHKTDKYGYHFYTPHYQNHFKTFKFKRNTILEIGVGGYEDPYTGGNSLRMWKSYFPFSKIYALDIYDKSFLQEKRIKIFKGSQVDFNFLDEILKEIGELDIIIDDGSHVNEHVIKTFKYLFPKLKKGGIYVIEDTQTSYWEDYGGDSTNFNNKKTIYGFFKSLIDCLNNEEFIIENYQKTYYDKHIISMHFYHNMIFIYKGDNDELSNYIVNNKKPNAET, from the coding sequence ATGTTTAATTTTTTAAGAAAAGCACTTTCATATAAGCAAAAATTAAAAATAAGATATAAGTTAAGATATTTTAAAGCCTTTTTATATCCTTTTAATTTATCGAAAATAGCAAGGATTCATAAAACAGATAAATATGGGTATCATTTTTATACGCCACATTATCAAAACCATTTTAAAACGTTTAAGTTTAAAAGAAATACCATTTTAGAAATAGGTGTTGGAGGTTATGAAGACCCATATACAGGAGGAAATTCTCTAAGAATGTGGAAATCATATTTCCCATTTTCTAAAATATATGCCTTAGATATTTATGATAAATCATTTCTCCAAGAAAAGAGAATTAAAATATTTAAAGGAAGCCAAGTAGATTTTAATTTTTTGGATGAAATTTTAAAAGAAATAGGAGAACTAGACATTATTATTGATGATGGCAGTCACGTAAACGAACATGTAATAAAAACATTTAAATATCTTTTTCCTAAATTAAAAAAAGGGGGGATTTATGTAATTGAAGATACTCAAACTTCTTATTGGGAAGATTATGGAGGTGATTCAACCAATTTTAATAATAAGAAGACCATATATGGTTTTTTTAAATCTCTAATAGATTGTCTAAATAATGAAGAGTTTATAATAGAAAATTATCAAAAAACATATTATGATAAACATATAATTTCCATGCATTTTTATCACAATATGATTTTTATTTATAAAGGTGATAATGATGAATTATCGAATTATATTGTAAATAATAAAAAGCCAAATGCAGAAACCTGA
- a CDS encoding glycosyltransferase family 2 protein: MIEFSILITTKNRLDDLKRTLSSIVHLLNQNHVECIICDDGSSDGTSNFIKSNYDNIRIIMNEKSKGLIYSRNRLLNLTKAKYAITLDDDAHLVSQNALECIKSYFSTNKKCAVMAFRIFWGKVLPENLNHSQNNSKVRGFVGCGHAWRLEAWNDIPNYPAWFVFYGEEDFASYQLFKKKWEVHYTPDILVHHRVDVKSRKGQKDYGIRLRRSLRSGWYLYFLFHPLKTIPKRFLYTLWIQLKTKVLKGDFRALLAIFQALGDLVINTPRLVKNANRLSRNEFTVYSQLQETKLYWTPND; this comes from the coding sequence ATGATTGAATTCTCCATATTAATAACCACCAAAAACAGGCTTGATGATTTAAAAAGAACATTAAGTAGCATAGTGCATTTACTTAACCAAAATCATGTAGAGTGTATTATTTGTGATGATGGGTCTTCAGACGGTACGTCTAATTTCATCAAATCCAATTATGACAACATTCGAATAATTATGAATGAGAAAAGTAAAGGGTTGATTTATAGCAGGAACAGATTGCTAAATTTAACTAAAGCAAAATACGCCATAACTTTAGATGATGATGCTCATTTAGTTTCTCAAAATGCATTAGAGTGTATAAAGAGTTATTTTAGTACAAATAAGAAATGTGCCGTAATGGCTTTCAGAATTTTTTGGGGTAAAGTATTACCAGAAAACTTAAATCACTCGCAAAATAATAGTAAGGTTAGAGGTTTTGTAGGATGTGGTCATGCATGGCGATTAGAAGCTTGGAATGATATTCCAAATTATCCAGCTTGGTTTGTGTTTTATGGCGAAGAAGATTTTGCATCCTATCAATTATTTAAGAAAAAATGGGAAGTACATTACACACCAGATATTTTAGTGCATCATAGGGTAGACGTAAAAAGTAGAAAAGGTCAAAAAGATTATGGAATTCGCTTAAGGCGTTCTTTACGGTCTGGTTGGTATTTGTACTTTTTATTTCATCCATTAAAAACTATTCCTAAAAGGTTTTTATATACCTTATGGATTCAATTAAAAACAAAAGTTTTGAAAGGTGATTTTAGAGCCTTGTTAGCTATTTTTCAAGCTTTAGGAGATTTGGTTATTAATACACCACGTTTAGTTAAAAATGCCAATAGATTATCAAGAAATGAATTTACAGTATATTCACAATTACAGGAAACAAAGTTGTATTGGACACCGAATGATTAA
- a CDS encoding glycosyltransferase family 2 protein has translation MKVAPKISIIMATYNRAHFIVETLQSIQKQTYTHWECLIIDDGGSDNTEAVITPILKQDKRFTFFKRPDTYLKGLPGCRNYGLDRATGDYIIFFDDDDTVHPQNLELCLSVFKKHEDLHFCNYLKKSFVGAFDTNLINEDFNFKSIQTNHQILEDVVTQKTPLASCTVMWKKACFKSIRFNESLMYAEEWECYQRILSTNIKGVLIKKHLYFNRKHANSNTGEYWRKDKTRINSKKKAIHLVVSNLYKKGLLTPYLFKYLMNLAISFRDFKLVKGIIKETKPNIKLKVFYQLKYYLYPVWTKIFIIKKQILNLRN, from the coding sequence ATGAAAGTTGCACCAAAAATTTCCATAATCATGGCCACCTACAATAGAGCCCATTTTATTGTAGAAACCTTACAATCTATTCAAAAGCAAACATATACCCATTGGGAATGTTTAATTATTGATGATGGCGGTTCTGATAATACCGAAGCGGTAATTACGCCAATATTAAAACAAGATAAAAGGTTTACATTTTTTAAAAGACCAGACACCTATTTAAAAGGCTTACCGGGGTGTAGAAATTATGGTTTAGATAGAGCAACTGGCGATTACATTATTTTTTTTGATGATGATGATACCGTGCATCCTCAAAATTTAGAATTATGCTTATCGGTATTTAAAAAACATGAAGATTTACATTTTTGTAATTACTTGAAAAAGTCTTTTGTAGGTGCATTTGATACTAATTTAATTAATGAGGATTTTAATTTTAAAAGCATACAAACCAATCATCAAATTTTAGAAGACGTAGTAACCCAAAAAACACCTCTTGCATCTTGTACAGTTATGTGGAAAAAAGCGTGTTTTAAAAGCATTAGGTTTAATGAAAGTTTAATGTATGCAGAGGAATGGGAATGTTACCAACGCATTTTAAGTACAAACATCAAAGGTGTTTTAATAAAAAAGCACCTCTATTTTAACAGGAAACATGCAAACTCTAATACAGGGGAATATTGGCGAAAAGACAAGACTAGAATAAATTCTAAAAAGAAAGCTATACACTTGGTTGTTTCTAATTTATATAAAAAAGGATTGCTTACGCCTTATTTATTTAAATATTTAATGAATTTAGCAATTTCGTTTAGAGATTTTAAATTAGTGAAAGGTATTATTAAGGAAACTAAACCCAATATAAAACTTAAGGTATTTTATCAGTTAAAGTATTATTTGTACCCTGTTTGGACAAAAATATTTATAATAAAAAAACAAATTTTAAACTTAAGAAACTAA
- a CDS encoding UDP-glycosyltransferase: MAYKILVVVDSIDVNDSSGSKANVALIKGLLDVGFQVSVYHYTRRSLHIENAICFEIKEKKSNILYLFSRAQRVIQRTFKINLAKYLEPLFGFSFTFFNDVNSIKAALSKVDISNIDLVLTLSKAASFRPHYVINQLPRFHHKWMAYIHDPYPFNRYPKPYDWKEPGYKIKERFFHSLSNNAKYAAFPSLLLKEWMGKTFKNFNITGIVIPHQIINVNIKEEVPPAYFENEKFNVLHAGSLMKQRNPEGLIKGFQLFLENNVEAQRDSRLILIGGADYHEQMIENYAKRIPQLEIHLRNIPFQDVNWLQNHVSANIILEANAEESPFLPGKFPHCVWANKPIIHLGPEQSETRRLLGSHHPYCSVINNVNNIAEILQQLYLTWKDANQILTLDRLDLEYYLGKNYLKSKLEAIFNND, translated from the coding sequence ATGGCATATAAAATACTAGTTGTAGTCGATTCTATAGATGTTAATGATAGTAGTGGTTCTAAAGCTAATGTAGCATTAATAAAAGGTTTGTTAGATGTTGGTTTTCAGGTATCGGTATATCATTATACTAGAAGGAGCCTTCATATTGAAAATGCCATTTGCTTTGAGATTAAAGAGAAAAAATCAAATATTCTTTATTTATTTAGTCGAGCACAGCGCGTTATTCAAAGAACATTCAAAATAAATTTAGCGAAGTATCTAGAACCATTATTTGGGTTTTCTTTTACGTTTTTTAATGATGTAAATAGTATTAAGGCTGCACTTAGTAAAGTTGATATTTCAAATATAGATTTAGTATTAACATTAAGTAAAGCAGCAAGTTTTAGACCGCATTACGTGATAAATCAATTACCTCGATTTCATCATAAATGGATGGCGTATATTCATGACCCTTATCCCTTTAATAGGTACCCAAAGCCATACGATTGGAAAGAACCAGGTTATAAAATAAAGGAACGCTTTTTTCATAGTCTTTCTAATAATGCAAAATACGCTGCCTTTCCGAGTTTACTGCTAAAAGAATGGATGGGAAAGACATTCAAGAATTTTAATATAACAGGAATTGTTATTCCGCACCAAATTATTAATGTTAATATAAAAGAAGAAGTTCCTCCAGCTTATTTTGAAAATGAAAAGTTTAATGTTTTACATGCTGGGAGCTTAATGAAACAGCGTAACCCAGAAGGTTTAATTAAGGGGTTTCAATTATTTTTAGAAAATAATGTAGAAGCCCAGAGAGATTCTAGGTTAATTTTAATAGGCGGAGCAGATTATCATGAACAGATGATAGAAAATTATGCTAAAAGAATACCTCAGTTAGAAATACATCTAAGAAATATCCCTTTTCAAGATGTTAATTGGCTTCAAAATCATGTTTCAGCAAATATTATTCTTGAAGCTAATGCAGAGGAAAGCCCTTTTTTACCAGGTAAATTTCCACATTGTGTATGGGCAAATAAACCAATTATTCATTTAGGACCAGAGCAAAGTGAAACAAGACGTTTATTAGGTAGTCATCATCCATATTGTTCTGTCATTAATAATGTGAATAACATTGCTGAAATTTTACAACAGCTTTACCTAACATGGAAAGATGCTAATCAAATTTTAACTTTGGATAGGTTGGATTTAGAATATTATTTAGGAAAAAACTATTTGAAAAGTAAACTTGAAGCGATTTTTAATAATGATTGA